One segment of Salvelinus alpinus chromosome 1, SLU_Salpinus.1, whole genome shotgun sequence DNA contains the following:
- the LOC139530405 gene encoding HMG box transcription factor BBX-like isoform X5 has product MRLTTAQLEHHALVTFTFWVACCRLGSAMKGGGRGKEPPVEVEVSGKRPKRKCLQWHPLLSKKALDFSEEEEEEDEEELEKPLLVRESRGPEVACGGPMEVEEDSSEQRARRPMNAFLLFCKRHRSLVRQEHPRLDNRGATKILADWWAVLEPKEKQKYTDMAKEYKDAFMKANPGYKWCPTTNKPVKSPCHTVSNTRKKVWSFPSNSPKGCATAKKVPKTDSTPQLNFAMADPTKMGGLSMLLLAGEHALTAREISSSSSKSGATDVTKHPENSSLFQLAEISSSTLQPSLTDTADEGKPLSRGDQAETWSGTSQQGKSDVPKDKSPLFQLAEQISSDSSQSTAPEGKQCSQSALFQLAEMCLASEAGKMETQDDTCAPHIKTETVVKEDTGGNITDFPRSSPPSSSSSTPTNASPPLLSGQAASVKKKKKKKEATAREPPKAVDKDKIPRPGSPKKTLKKRPSSESELESLLYTIEAVAKGAWGDAEEDIPKKKASTAVVTIPREPSSPKKKSKAKRPLKAKEEDEMEEDRRRTELPSIVETAANLASPKTEAEEASIGSTPDPLGSTEKPNAPPSPPHIKHKVEEKQREAEANAEGCGSRKSERSCKGALYKTLVSEGMLTSLRANVDRGKRGSFRSGSDEGGWTDETWAFSQMGPTNPKKLKKSKSKDETAPGLGKLEEEFEKKFNSLPQYSPLTFDKKSTTVTKKKKTDVSTAPEEQPPKPAKDIAMHSDSPMSDSAAKAKQTPAPCATATPSPEAMGTSASMPVGSQKRKARKSKITHLVRSADGRVSPAEEDKVRDLTPEQDDKPLPRETLCNETECYSAPKQEEADRSSAPEVLPAFFSLSALAEVAAMENIHRGQRVIGDSQKEMAQTPVLISCADQ; this is encoded by the exons CCATTGCTGGTCAGGGAGAGCCGGGGGCCGGAGGTGGCATGCGGGGGGCccatggaggtggaggaggactcTTCAGAGCAGCGGGCCCGCCGGCCCATGAACGCCTTCCTGCTTTTTTGCAAGCGCCACCGTTCACTGGTGAGGCAGGAGCACCCTCGGCTGGACAACCGCGGTGCCACcaagatcctggctgactggtggGCTGTGTTGGAGCCCAAAGAGAAACAGAAGTACACGGACATGGCCAAGGAG TACAAGGATGCCTTCATGAAGGCTAACCCAGGCTACAAGTGGTGCCCCACCACCAACAAGCCAGTCAAGAGCCCCTGCCACACTGTCAGCAACACACGCAAAAAAGTGTGGTCCTTCCCTTCCAACTCTCCTAAGGGTTGTGCCACTGCCAAGAAAGTGCCCAAGACTGACAGCACACCACAGCTTAATTTCGCCATGGCAG ATCCCACAAAGATGGGTGGTCTAAGCATGCTACTGTTGGCTGGGGAGCATGCCCTTACTGCCAGAGAG ATTTCCTCCAGTTCTTCAAAGTCTGGAGCCACAGATGTCACAAAGCACCCTGAGAACTCCTCCCTATTCCAACTTGCTGAG ATCTCCTCTAGCACGCTTCAGCCCAGTTTAACGGACACAGCTGACGAGGGGAAGCCCTTGAGTCGGGGGGACCAGGCAGAA ACGTGGTCTGGCACCTCACAGCAGGGAAAGTCTGACGTACCTAAGGACAAGTCCCCTCTTTTTCAACTGGCAGAG CAGATCTCCTCTGATTCAAGCCAGTCGACTGCACCGGAGGGAAAGCAGTGTAGCCAGTCGGCTCTCTTCCAGCTCGCTGAG ATGTGTTTGGCCTCCGAGGCAGGGAAGATGGAGACACAGGACGATACCTGTGCCCCGCACATCAAAACTGAGACGGTGGTCAAGGAGGACACTGGGGGCAACATCACCGATTTTCCTCGTTCCTCTCCCCcgtcttcttcctcctccacgCCCACCAACGCCAGTCCCCCGCTGCTCAGCGGCCAAGCAGCCAGcgtcaaaaagaagaagaagaagaaagaagcTACTGCCAGAGAGCCACCCAAAGCGGTGGACAAAGACAAGATCCCTCGTCCGGGCTCGCCCAAAAAGACCCTCAAAAAGCGACCATCGTCTGAGTCTGAGTTGGAGAGCCTCCTCTACACTATCGAGGCCGTGGCTAAAGGGGCCTGGGGCGACGCCGAGGAGGATATACCCAAGAAGAAGGCTAGCACCGCCGTCGTTACCATTCCGAGAGAGCCCAGCTCACCCAAAAAGAAGTCCAAAGCCAAGAGGCCCCTGAAGGCTAAGGAAGAGGATGAGATGGAGGAGGATAGAAGGCGCACAGAGCTGCCATCGATAGTGGAGACGGCAGCGAATCTAGCAAGCCCCAAGACAGAGGCTGAGGAGGCCAGCATCGGCAGCACCCCGGACCCCCTGGGCAGCACGGAGAAGCCCAACGCCCCTCCCAGCCCCCCGCACATCAAGCACAAAGTCGAGGAGAAGCAGAGGGAAGCGGAGGCCAACGCTGAAGGGTGTGGCTCCAGGAAGTCTGAGAGAAGCTGCAAGGGGGCGCTGTACAAGACCCTGGTGTCGGAAGGGATGCTGACCTCACTGAGGGCCAACGTGGACAGAG gCAAAAGAGGCTCTTTTCGAAGTGGATCTGATGAAGGGGGCTGGACTGACGAGACCTGGGCTTTCTCACAGATGGGACCCACTAATCCCAAGAAGCTAAAGAAGTCAAAATCCAAAGACGAGACGGCGCCAGG TTTGGGGAAACTGGAGGAGGAGTTTGAGAAGAAGTTCAACAGCCTGCCGCAGTACAGCCCTCTGACGTTCGACAAGAAAAGCACCACCGTcaccaagaagaaaaaaacagACGTTAGCACCGCACCGGAGGAACAACCCCCAAAACCTGCCAAGG ACATAGCGATGCATAGTGACTCCCCCATGTCAGACTCGGCTGCCAAGGCCAAGCAGACCCCCGCCCCATGTGCCACCGCCACGCCTTCTCCAGAGGCCATGGGAACTAGCGCTAGCATGCCGGTGGGCAGCCAGAAGAGGAAGGCTAGGAAGAGCAAAATAACCCACCTGGTGCGCTCGGCCGACGGCAGGGTGTCCCCAGCAGAGG AAGACAAAGTCAGGGACCTGACCCCGGAGCAGGACGACAAGCCATTACCCCGAGAGACTTTATGCAACGAAACAGAGTGCTACAGTGCACCCAAGCAGGAGGAAGCAGATAGAAGCAGTGCACCCGAAGTCCTGCCCGCCTTCTTTAGCCTGTCTGCCCTTGCCGAGGTGGCAGCCATGGAGAATATTCACAG AGGCCAGCGTGTGATTGGCGACAGCCAGAAGGAAATGGCCCAGACCCCTGTCCTCATCTCCTGCGCTGACCAATGA
- the LOC139530405 gene encoding HMG box transcription factor BBX-like isoform X3, whose translation MKGGGRGKEPPVEVEVSGKRPKRKCLQWHPLLSKKALDFSEEEEEEDEEELEKPLLVRESRGPEVACGGPMEVEEDSSEQRARRPMNAFLLFCKRHRSLVRQEHPRLDNRGATKILADWWAVLEPKEKQKYTDMAKEYKDAFMKANPGYKWCPTTNKPVKSPCHTVSNTRKKVWSFPSNSPKGCATAKKVPKTDSTPQLNFAMADPTKMGGLSMLLLAGEHALTAREISSSSSKSGATDVTKHPENSSLFQLAEISSSTLQPSLTDTADEGKPLSRGDQAETWSGTSQQGKSDVPKDKSPLFQLAEQISSDSSQSTAPEGKQCSQSALFQLAEMCLASEAGKMETQDDTCAPHIKTETVVKEDTGGNITDFPRSSPPSSSSSTPTNASPPLLSGQAASVKKKKKKKEATAREPPKAVDKDKIPRPGSPKKTLKKRPSSESELESLLYTIEAVAKGAWGDAEEDIPKKKASTAVVTIPREPSSPKKKSKAKRPLKAKEEDEMEEDRRRTELPSIVETAANLASPKTEAEEASIGSTPDPLGSTEKPNAPPSPPHIKHKVEEKQREAEANAEGCGSRKSERSCKGALYKTLVSEGMLTSLRANVDRGKRGSFRSGSDEGGWTDETWAFSQMGPTNPKKLKKSKSKDETAPGLGKLEEEFEKKFNSLPQYSPLTFDKKSTTVTKKKKTDVSTAPEEQPPKPAKGPSSSQKKTLFHKIVSKYKQKKEKPNTVDKDIAMHSDSPMSDSAAKAKQTPAPCATATPSPEAMGTSASMPVGSQKRKARKSKITHLVRSADGRVSPAEEDKVRDLTPEQDDKPLPRETLCNETECYSAPKQEEADRSSAPEVLPAFFSLSALAEVAAMENIHRGQRVIGDSQKEMAQTPVLISCADQ comes from the exons CCATTGCTGGTCAGGGAGAGCCGGGGGCCGGAGGTGGCATGCGGGGGGCccatggaggtggaggaggactcTTCAGAGCAGCGGGCCCGCCGGCCCATGAACGCCTTCCTGCTTTTTTGCAAGCGCCACCGTTCACTGGTGAGGCAGGAGCACCCTCGGCTGGACAACCGCGGTGCCACcaagatcctggctgactggtggGCTGTGTTGGAGCCCAAAGAGAAACAGAAGTACACGGACATGGCCAAGGAG TACAAGGATGCCTTCATGAAGGCTAACCCAGGCTACAAGTGGTGCCCCACCACCAACAAGCCAGTCAAGAGCCCCTGCCACACTGTCAGCAACACACGCAAAAAAGTGTGGTCCTTCCCTTCCAACTCTCCTAAGGGTTGTGCCACTGCCAAGAAAGTGCCCAAGACTGACAGCACACCACAGCTTAATTTCGCCATGGCAG ATCCCACAAAGATGGGTGGTCTAAGCATGCTACTGTTGGCTGGGGAGCATGCCCTTACTGCCAGAGAG ATTTCCTCCAGTTCTTCAAAGTCTGGAGCCACAGATGTCACAAAGCACCCTGAGAACTCCTCCCTATTCCAACTTGCTGAG ATCTCCTCTAGCACGCTTCAGCCCAGTTTAACGGACACAGCTGACGAGGGGAAGCCCTTGAGTCGGGGGGACCAGGCAGAA ACGTGGTCTGGCACCTCACAGCAGGGAAAGTCTGACGTACCTAAGGACAAGTCCCCTCTTTTTCAACTGGCAGAG CAGATCTCCTCTGATTCAAGCCAGTCGACTGCACCGGAGGGAAAGCAGTGTAGCCAGTCGGCTCTCTTCCAGCTCGCTGAG ATGTGTTTGGCCTCCGAGGCAGGGAAGATGGAGACACAGGACGATACCTGTGCCCCGCACATCAAAACTGAGACGGTGGTCAAGGAGGACACTGGGGGCAACATCACCGATTTTCCTCGTTCCTCTCCCCcgtcttcttcctcctccacgCCCACCAACGCCAGTCCCCCGCTGCTCAGCGGCCAAGCAGCCAGcgtcaaaaagaagaagaagaagaaagaagcTACTGCCAGAGAGCCACCCAAAGCGGTGGACAAAGACAAGATCCCTCGTCCGGGCTCGCCCAAAAAGACCCTCAAAAAGCGACCATCGTCTGAGTCTGAGTTGGAGAGCCTCCTCTACACTATCGAGGCCGTGGCTAAAGGGGCCTGGGGCGACGCCGAGGAGGATATACCCAAGAAGAAGGCTAGCACCGCCGTCGTTACCATTCCGAGAGAGCCCAGCTCACCCAAAAAGAAGTCCAAAGCCAAGAGGCCCCTGAAGGCTAAGGAAGAGGATGAGATGGAGGAGGATAGAAGGCGCACAGAGCTGCCATCGATAGTGGAGACGGCAGCGAATCTAGCAAGCCCCAAGACAGAGGCTGAGGAGGCCAGCATCGGCAGCACCCCGGACCCCCTGGGCAGCACGGAGAAGCCCAACGCCCCTCCCAGCCCCCCGCACATCAAGCACAAAGTCGAGGAGAAGCAGAGGGAAGCGGAGGCCAACGCTGAAGGGTGTGGCTCCAGGAAGTCTGAGAGAAGCTGCAAGGGGGCGCTGTACAAGACCCTGGTGTCGGAAGGGATGCTGACCTCACTGAGGGCCAACGTGGACAGAG gCAAAAGAGGCTCTTTTCGAAGTGGATCTGATGAAGGGGGCTGGACTGACGAGACCTGGGCTTTCTCACAGATGGGACCCACTAATCCCAAGAAGCTAAAGAAGTCAAAATCCAAAGACGAGACGGCGCCAGG TTTGGGGAAACTGGAGGAGGAGTTTGAGAAGAAGTTCAACAGCCTGCCGCAGTACAGCCCTCTGACGTTCGACAAGAAAAGCACCACCGTcaccaagaagaaaaaaacagACGTTAGCACCGCACCGGAGGAACAACCCCCAAAACCTGCCAAGG GTCCATCTTCATCTCAGAAAAAGACTTTATTCCACAAGATTGTTAGCAAGTACAAGCAGAAAAAGGAGAAACCCAATACTGTGGACAAAG ACATAGCGATGCATAGTGACTCCCCCATGTCAGACTCGGCTGCCAAGGCCAAGCAGACCCCCGCCCCATGTGCCACCGCCACGCCTTCTCCAGAGGCCATGGGAACTAGCGCTAGCATGCCGGTGGGCAGCCAGAAGAGGAAGGCTAGGAAGAGCAAAATAACCCACCTGGTGCGCTCGGCCGACGGCAGGGTGTCCCCAGCAGAGG AAGACAAAGTCAGGGACCTGACCCCGGAGCAGGACGACAAGCCATTACCCCGAGAGACTTTATGCAACGAAACAGAGTGCTACAGTGCACCCAAGCAGGAGGAAGCAGATAGAAGCAGTGCACCCGAAGTCCTGCCCGCCTTCTTTAGCCTGTCTGCCCTTGCCGAGGTGGCAGCCATGGAGAATATTCACAG AGGCCAGCGTGTGATTGGCGACAGCCAGAAGGAAATGGCCCAGACCCCTGTCCTCATCTCCTGCGCTGACCAATGA
- the LOC139530405 gene encoding HMG box transcription factor BBX-like isoform X4, whose translation MKGGGRGKEPPVEVEVSGKRPKRKCLQWHPLLSKKALDFSEEEEEEDEEELEKPLLVRESRGPEVACGGPMEVEEDSSEQRARRPMNAFLLFCKRHRSLVRQEHPRLDNRGATKILADWWAVLEPKEKQKYTDMAKEYKDAFMKANPGYKWCPTTNKPVKSPCHTVSNTRKKVWSFPSNSPKGCATAKKVPKTDSTPQLNFAMADPTKMGGLSMLLLAGEHALTAREISSSSSKSGATDVTKHPENSSLFQLAEISSSTLQPSLTDTADEGKPLSRGDQAETWSGTSQQGKSDVPKDKSPLFQLAEISSDSSQSTAPEGKQCSQSALFQLAEMCLASEAGKMETQDDTCAPHIKTETVVKEDTGGNITDFPRSSPPSSSSSTPTNASPPLLSGQAASVKKKKKKKEATAREPPKAVDKDKIPRPGSPKKTLKKRPSSESELESLLYTIEAVAKGAWGDAEEDIPKKKASTAVVTIPREPSSPKKKSKAKRPLKAKEEDEMEEDRRRTELPSIVETAANLASPKTEAEEASIGSTPDPLGSTEKPNAPPSPPHIKHKVEEKQREAEANAEGCGSRKSERSCKGALYKTLVSEGMLTSLRANVDRGKRGSFRSGSDEGGWTDETWAFSQMGPTNPKKLKKSKSKDETAPGLGKLEEEFEKKFNSLPQYSPLTFDKKSTTVTKKKKTDVSTAPEEQPPKPAKGPSSSQKKTLFHKIVSKYKQKKEKPNTVDKDIAMHSDSPMSDSAAKAKQTPAPCATATPSPEAMGTSASMPVGSQKRKARKSKITHLVRSADGRVSPAEEDKVRDLTPEQDDKPLPRETLCNETECYSAPKQEEADRSSAPEVLPAFFSLSALAEVAAMENIHRGQRVIGDSQKEMAQTPVLISCADQ comes from the exons CCATTGCTGGTCAGGGAGAGCCGGGGGCCGGAGGTGGCATGCGGGGGGCccatggaggtggaggaggactcTTCAGAGCAGCGGGCCCGCCGGCCCATGAACGCCTTCCTGCTTTTTTGCAAGCGCCACCGTTCACTGGTGAGGCAGGAGCACCCTCGGCTGGACAACCGCGGTGCCACcaagatcctggctgactggtggGCTGTGTTGGAGCCCAAAGAGAAACAGAAGTACACGGACATGGCCAAGGAG TACAAGGATGCCTTCATGAAGGCTAACCCAGGCTACAAGTGGTGCCCCACCACCAACAAGCCAGTCAAGAGCCCCTGCCACACTGTCAGCAACACACGCAAAAAAGTGTGGTCCTTCCCTTCCAACTCTCCTAAGGGTTGTGCCACTGCCAAGAAAGTGCCCAAGACTGACAGCACACCACAGCTTAATTTCGCCATGGCAG ATCCCACAAAGATGGGTGGTCTAAGCATGCTACTGTTGGCTGGGGAGCATGCCCTTACTGCCAGAGAG ATTTCCTCCAGTTCTTCAAAGTCTGGAGCCACAGATGTCACAAAGCACCCTGAGAACTCCTCCCTATTCCAACTTGCTGAG ATCTCCTCTAGCACGCTTCAGCCCAGTTTAACGGACACAGCTGACGAGGGGAAGCCCTTGAGTCGGGGGGACCAGGCAGAA ACGTGGTCTGGCACCTCACAGCAGGGAAAGTCTGACGTACCTAAGGACAAGTCCCCTCTTTTTCAACTGGCAGAG ATCTCCTCTGATTCAAGCCAGTCGACTGCACCGGAGGGAAAGCAGTGTAGCCAGTCGGCTCTCTTCCAGCTCGCTGAG ATGTGTTTGGCCTCCGAGGCAGGGAAGATGGAGACACAGGACGATACCTGTGCCCCGCACATCAAAACTGAGACGGTGGTCAAGGAGGACACTGGGGGCAACATCACCGATTTTCCTCGTTCCTCTCCCCcgtcttcttcctcctccacgCCCACCAACGCCAGTCCCCCGCTGCTCAGCGGCCAAGCAGCCAGcgtcaaaaagaagaagaagaagaaagaagcTACTGCCAGAGAGCCACCCAAAGCGGTGGACAAAGACAAGATCCCTCGTCCGGGCTCGCCCAAAAAGACCCTCAAAAAGCGACCATCGTCTGAGTCTGAGTTGGAGAGCCTCCTCTACACTATCGAGGCCGTGGCTAAAGGGGCCTGGGGCGACGCCGAGGAGGATATACCCAAGAAGAAGGCTAGCACCGCCGTCGTTACCATTCCGAGAGAGCCCAGCTCACCCAAAAAGAAGTCCAAAGCCAAGAGGCCCCTGAAGGCTAAGGAAGAGGATGAGATGGAGGAGGATAGAAGGCGCACAGAGCTGCCATCGATAGTGGAGACGGCAGCGAATCTAGCAAGCCCCAAGACAGAGGCTGAGGAGGCCAGCATCGGCAGCACCCCGGACCCCCTGGGCAGCACGGAGAAGCCCAACGCCCCTCCCAGCCCCCCGCACATCAAGCACAAAGTCGAGGAGAAGCAGAGGGAAGCGGAGGCCAACGCTGAAGGGTGTGGCTCCAGGAAGTCTGAGAGAAGCTGCAAGGGGGCGCTGTACAAGACCCTGGTGTCGGAAGGGATGCTGACCTCACTGAGGGCCAACGTGGACAGAG gCAAAAGAGGCTCTTTTCGAAGTGGATCTGATGAAGGGGGCTGGACTGACGAGACCTGGGCTTTCTCACAGATGGGACCCACTAATCCCAAGAAGCTAAAGAAGTCAAAATCCAAAGACGAGACGGCGCCAGG TTTGGGGAAACTGGAGGAGGAGTTTGAGAAGAAGTTCAACAGCCTGCCGCAGTACAGCCCTCTGACGTTCGACAAGAAAAGCACCACCGTcaccaagaagaaaaaaacagACGTTAGCACCGCACCGGAGGAACAACCCCCAAAACCTGCCAAGG GTCCATCTTCATCTCAGAAAAAGACTTTATTCCACAAGATTGTTAGCAAGTACAAGCAGAAAAAGGAGAAACCCAATACTGTGGACAAAG ACATAGCGATGCATAGTGACTCCCCCATGTCAGACTCGGCTGCCAAGGCCAAGCAGACCCCCGCCCCATGTGCCACCGCCACGCCTTCTCCAGAGGCCATGGGAACTAGCGCTAGCATGCCGGTGGGCAGCCAGAAGAGGAAGGCTAGGAAGAGCAAAATAACCCACCTGGTGCGCTCGGCCGACGGCAGGGTGTCCCCAGCAGAGG AAGACAAAGTCAGGGACCTGACCCCGGAGCAGGACGACAAGCCATTACCCCGAGAGACTTTATGCAACGAAACAGAGTGCTACAGTGCACCCAAGCAGGAGGAAGCAGATAGAAGCAGTGCACCCGAAGTCCTGCCCGCCTTCTTTAGCCTGTCTGCCCTTGCCGAGGTGGCAGCCATGGAGAATATTCACAG AGGCCAGCGTGTGATTGGCGACAGCCAGAAGGAAATGGCCCAGACCCCTGTCCTCATCTCCTGCGCTGACCAATGA
- the LOC139530405 gene encoding HMG box transcription factor BBX-like isoform X2: MRLTTAQLEHHALVTFTFWVACCRLGSAMKGGGRGKEPPVEVEVSGKRPKRKCLQWHPLLSKKALDFSEEEEEEDEEELEKPLLVRESRGPEVACGGPMEVEEDSSEQRARRPMNAFLLFCKRHRSLVRQEHPRLDNRGATKILADWWAVLEPKEKQKYTDMAKEYKDAFMKANPGYKWCPTTNKPVKSPCHTVSNTRKKVWSFPSNSPKGCATAKKVPKTDSTPQLNFAMADPTKMGGLSMLLLAGEHALTAREISSSSSKSGATDVTKHPENSSLFQLAEISSSTLQPSLTDTADEGKPLSRGDQAETWSGTSQQGKSDVPKDKSPLFQLAEISSDSSQSTAPEGKQCSQSALFQLAEMCLASEAGKMETQDDTCAPHIKTETVVKEDTGGNITDFPRSSPPSSSSSTPTNASPPLLSGQAASVKKKKKKKEATAREPPKAVDKDKIPRPGSPKKTLKKRPSSESELESLLYTIEAVAKGAWGDAEEDIPKKKASTAVVTIPREPSSPKKKSKAKRPLKAKEEDEMEEDRRRTELPSIVETAANLASPKTEAEEASIGSTPDPLGSTEKPNAPPSPPHIKHKVEEKQREAEANAEGCGSRKSERSCKGALYKTLVSEGMLTSLRANVDRGKRGSFRSGSDEGGWTDETWAFSQMGPTNPKKLKKSKSKDETAPGLGKLEEEFEKKFNSLPQYSPLTFDKKSTTVTKKKKTDVSTAPEEQPPKPAKGPSSSQKKTLFHKIVSKYKQKKEKPNTVDKDIAMHSDSPMSDSAAKAKQTPAPCATATPSPEAMGTSASMPVGSQKRKARKSKITHLVRSADGRVSPAEEDKVRDLTPEQDDKPLPRETLCNETECYSAPKQEEADRSSAPEVLPAFFSLSALAEVAAMENIHRGQRVIGDSQKEMAQTPVLISCADQ; encoded by the exons CCATTGCTGGTCAGGGAGAGCCGGGGGCCGGAGGTGGCATGCGGGGGGCccatggaggtggaggaggactcTTCAGAGCAGCGGGCCCGCCGGCCCATGAACGCCTTCCTGCTTTTTTGCAAGCGCCACCGTTCACTGGTGAGGCAGGAGCACCCTCGGCTGGACAACCGCGGTGCCACcaagatcctggctgactggtggGCTGTGTTGGAGCCCAAAGAGAAACAGAAGTACACGGACATGGCCAAGGAG TACAAGGATGCCTTCATGAAGGCTAACCCAGGCTACAAGTGGTGCCCCACCACCAACAAGCCAGTCAAGAGCCCCTGCCACACTGTCAGCAACACACGCAAAAAAGTGTGGTCCTTCCCTTCCAACTCTCCTAAGGGTTGTGCCACTGCCAAGAAAGTGCCCAAGACTGACAGCACACCACAGCTTAATTTCGCCATGGCAG ATCCCACAAAGATGGGTGGTCTAAGCATGCTACTGTTGGCTGGGGAGCATGCCCTTACTGCCAGAGAG ATTTCCTCCAGTTCTTCAAAGTCTGGAGCCACAGATGTCACAAAGCACCCTGAGAACTCCTCCCTATTCCAACTTGCTGAG ATCTCCTCTAGCACGCTTCAGCCCAGTTTAACGGACACAGCTGACGAGGGGAAGCCCTTGAGTCGGGGGGACCAGGCAGAA ACGTGGTCTGGCACCTCACAGCAGGGAAAGTCTGACGTACCTAAGGACAAGTCCCCTCTTTTTCAACTGGCAGAG ATCTCCTCTGATTCAAGCCAGTCGACTGCACCGGAGGGAAAGCAGTGTAGCCAGTCGGCTCTCTTCCAGCTCGCTGAG ATGTGTTTGGCCTCCGAGGCAGGGAAGATGGAGACACAGGACGATACCTGTGCCCCGCACATCAAAACTGAGACGGTGGTCAAGGAGGACACTGGGGGCAACATCACCGATTTTCCTCGTTCCTCTCCCCcgtcttcttcctcctccacgCCCACCAACGCCAGTCCCCCGCTGCTCAGCGGCCAAGCAGCCAGcgtcaaaaagaagaagaagaagaaagaagcTACTGCCAGAGAGCCACCCAAAGCGGTGGACAAAGACAAGATCCCTCGTCCGGGCTCGCCCAAAAAGACCCTCAAAAAGCGACCATCGTCTGAGTCTGAGTTGGAGAGCCTCCTCTACACTATCGAGGCCGTGGCTAAAGGGGCCTGGGGCGACGCCGAGGAGGATATACCCAAGAAGAAGGCTAGCACCGCCGTCGTTACCATTCCGAGAGAGCCCAGCTCACCCAAAAAGAAGTCCAAAGCCAAGAGGCCCCTGAAGGCTAAGGAAGAGGATGAGATGGAGGAGGATAGAAGGCGCACAGAGCTGCCATCGATAGTGGAGACGGCAGCGAATCTAGCAAGCCCCAAGACAGAGGCTGAGGAGGCCAGCATCGGCAGCACCCCGGACCCCCTGGGCAGCACGGAGAAGCCCAACGCCCCTCCCAGCCCCCCGCACATCAAGCACAAAGTCGAGGAGAAGCAGAGGGAAGCGGAGGCCAACGCTGAAGGGTGTGGCTCCAGGAAGTCTGAGAGAAGCTGCAAGGGGGCGCTGTACAAGACCCTGGTGTCGGAAGGGATGCTGACCTCACTGAGGGCCAACGTGGACAGAG gCAAAAGAGGCTCTTTTCGAAGTGGATCTGATGAAGGGGGCTGGACTGACGAGACCTGGGCTTTCTCACAGATGGGACCCACTAATCCCAAGAAGCTAAAGAAGTCAAAATCCAAAGACGAGACGGCGCCAGG TTTGGGGAAACTGGAGGAGGAGTTTGAGAAGAAGTTCAACAGCCTGCCGCAGTACAGCCCTCTGACGTTCGACAAGAAAAGCACCACCGTcaccaagaagaaaaaaacagACGTTAGCACCGCACCGGAGGAACAACCCCCAAAACCTGCCAAGG GTCCATCTTCATCTCAGAAAAAGACTTTATTCCACAAGATTGTTAGCAAGTACAAGCAGAAAAAGGAGAAACCCAATACTGTGGACAAAG ACATAGCGATGCATAGTGACTCCCCCATGTCAGACTCGGCTGCCAAGGCCAAGCAGACCCCCGCCCCATGTGCCACCGCCACGCCTTCTCCAGAGGCCATGGGAACTAGCGCTAGCATGCCGGTGGGCAGCCAGAAGAGGAAGGCTAGGAAGAGCAAAATAACCCACCTGGTGCGCTCGGCCGACGGCAGGGTGTCCCCAGCAGAGG AAGACAAAGTCAGGGACCTGACCCCGGAGCAGGACGACAAGCCATTACCCCGAGAGACTTTATGCAACGAAACAGAGTGCTACAGTGCACCCAAGCAGGAGGAAGCAGATAGAAGCAGTGCACCCGAAGTCCTGCCCGCCTTCTTTAGCCTGTCTGCCCTTGCCGAGGTGGCAGCCATGGAGAATATTCACAG AGGCCAGCGTGTGATTGGCGACAGCCAGAAGGAAATGGCCCAGACCCCTGTCCTCATCTCCTGCGCTGACCAATGA